In the bacterium genome, one interval contains:
- a CDS encoding purine-nucleoside phosphorylase, which translates to MDKLQDMIRETENWIRSKSALSPSIGLVLGSGLGEVELPLEDILGIPYQEIPHFPRSTAPGHMGVLLLGRLGKVFVAVLKGRFHYYEGYSTSQITFPLRILKTLGIKTLILTNAAGGLNPQFKPGDIMGIVDHINFIPDNPLRGLQGEILGERFPDMSRAYDPQLLDLAEEVALAQGFVLRRGVYVAVPGPSLETPAETRFLRMAGADAVGMSTTAEVIVARSIGLKVIGISVISNVNRPDCMAPISVKEILQCSLETAPRLAGLLKGILERLSEMES; encoded by the coding sequence ATGGATAAACTTCAGGATATGATCCGGGAAACCGAGAATTGGATCAGGTCAAAAAGTGCTTTGAGTCCATCAATAGGTTTGGTCCTGGGCTCAGGGCTGGGCGAAGTGGAGCTCCCCCTGGAGGATATCTTGGGGATTCCCTACCAGGAAATACCTCATTTTCCCAGATCCACGGCGCCAGGGCATATGGGGGTCTTGTTGCTGGGCCGCCTGGGAAAGGTATTTGTGGCAGTGCTGAAAGGTCGCTTCCACTATTATGAAGGATATTCCACATCCCAGATCACTTTTCCCTTGAGAATCCTCAAGACCTTGGGCATAAAGACCCTGATCCTTACCAATGCTGCAGGAGGTCTAAACCCCCAATTCAAGCCCGGAGACATAATGGGCATAGTGGACCACATCAATTTCATCCCCGATAACCCCTTGAGGGGCTTGCAGGGAGAAATCCTCGGTGAGCGCTTTCCAGACATGTCCAGAGCCTATGATCCACAGCTTCTTGATCTGGCTGAGGAGGTGGCCTTGGCACAGGGATTTGTGCTCCGTAGGGGAGTTTATGTGGCTGTCCCTGGTCCAAGCCTGGAGACCCCTGCCGAGACTCGTTTCCTGCGCATGGCAGGAGCGGATGCGGTGGGGATGTCCACCACCGCGGAAGTCATAGTGGCTCGTTCCATAGGCCTCAAGGTGATTGGTATTTCGGTCATTTCCAATGTGAACAGGCCTGACTGTATGGCCCCCATATCCGTAAAGGAGATCCTGCAATGCTCTCTTGAGACCGCCCCAAGACTAGCGGGCCTGCTCAAGGGAATCCTAGAAAGACTTTCGGAAATGGAGAGCTGA
- a CDS encoding AMP-binding protein has product MGLYDLTVYDIFKKNALLRGDKVGLVCGDLRMSFAQMLQEAEKMASSLAGLGVSKGDRIAVVAMNCHEFLLLYGAAAKLGAIMLPINWRLKPEEIQVILQDCTPKILVGSSEYLGMLAHLAEKSPFVEYKLALGEGSDGFVSLKELKVGKEGALDAQVHANDPFVIIHTAAVEGRPRGAVLSHGNIIAANVQSMAVMGIQEDSVHLAMLPLFHIAGLGMALHVMHAGGSNVIMRKFDAAEAARLIDAEGVTTIETFPPMLSMLLDAAQEKGLGLRSLRALGGLDHPETMQRCQSMTGARFFVGFGQTETSGFCTICPLDERPGSAGREGPLVRVRLVDDYDREVPIGTPGEITVRGPLVFLGYWNLPKETDYTFREGWHHTGDIGRLDEKGYLWYVKRKAEKELIKPGGENVYPAEVEKALLEHPDLLEACVFGVPDKQWGEAIKAVCSVKPGSSLTPQELIDFVASRIARYKKPKYVVLVDSLPKSQDGSVDRDRVKADYGSAD; this is encoded by the coding sequence ATGGGACTCTATGATCTGACAGTGTACGACATATTCAAGAAGAACGCCTTGCTCAGAGGCGACAAGGTGGGCCTGGTGTGTGGAGATCTGCGCATGAGCTTTGCGCAGATGTTGCAGGAAGCTGAAAAGATGGCATCTTCTTTGGCTGGCCTGGGTGTCAGCAAGGGTGATCGCATAGCAGTTGTGGCCATGAACTGCCACGAATTCCTGCTCCTGTATGGGGCAGCTGCCAAACTGGGTGCCATCATGCTTCCCATAAATTGGAGGCTCAAACCCGAGGAGATCCAGGTGATTCTGCAAGACTGCACGCCAAAAATTCTGGTGGGCAGTTCAGAGTACTTGGGCATGTTGGCGCATCTGGCAGAGAAGAGCCCCTTTGTGGAGTACAAGCTGGCCTTGGGGGAGGGGAGTGATGGCTTTGTTTCCCTCAAGGAGCTGAAAGTGGGAAAGGAAGGGGCTTTGGATGCGCAGGTACATGCCAATGATCCATTTGTGATAATTCACACTGCGGCAGTGGAAGGTAGACCCAGAGGAGCAGTGCTTAGCCACGGGAACATCATTGCCGCCAATGTTCAGTCCATGGCCGTGATGGGGATTCAGGAGGATTCGGTTCACCTGGCCATGCTGCCCCTTTTTCACATAGCCGGCTTGGGCATGGCTTTGCACGTGATGCACGCCGGAGGCAGCAATGTGATCATGAGAAAATTCGATGCGGCAGAGGCGGCCCGGCTCATAGACGCAGAGGGTGTGACAACCATAGAGACCTTTCCTCCCATGCTGTCAATGCTTCTGGATGCAGCCCAGGAAAAAGGCCTGGGCCTAAGAAGCCTCAGGGCCCTAGGCGGGTTGGACCATCCTGAGACCATGCAAAGATGCCAGAGCATGACCGGAGCTCGTTTTTTTGTGGGCTTCGGCCAGACAGAGACCTCAGGCTTCTGCACCATCTGCCCCTTGGATGAAAGGCCTGGTTCCGCAGGCAGGGAAGGGCCCCTGGTGAGGGTAAGATTGGTGGATGACTACGACAGGGAAGTGCCCATTGGCACCCCTGGGGAGATCACCGTTAGAGGCCCGCTGGTGTTTCTGGGTTACTGGAACCTTCCCAAGGAGACGGATTATACCTTCCGGGAAGGATGGCATCACACAGGTGACATAGGAAGGCTGGACGAGAAGGGTTATCTTTGGTACGTAAAAAGAAAGGCCGAAAAGGAACTGATCAAACCGGGAGGGGAGAACGTTTATCCAGCGGAGGTGGAAAAGGCCCTCCTGGAACACCCAGATCTTCTAGAAGCCTGTGTTTTTGGGGTTCCAGACAAGCAGTGGGGGGAGGCCATAAAGGCTGTCTGTTCCGTAAAACCAGGCAGTTCCTTAACGCCCCAGGAGCTCATAGATTTTGTGGCCTCCAGGATCGCCCGTTACAAGAAGCCCAAGTACGTTGTGTTGGTGGATTCGCTACCCAAGAGCCAAGACGGGTCTGTGGACCGAGACAGGGTAAAGGCCGATTACGGAAGTGCTGATTGA
- the ade gene encoding adenine deaminase codes for MVDMEWLEAAAGKRPVDLLIKNALWLDVFSGTFKQGNLGIHKGRFTGPGSYKARRTLDLGGQYLVPGFVDGHCHLESSMLTPREFARAVLPRGTTAVVADPHEIANVLGLEGIRYMVEASRGLPVRFFFTLPSCVPATHLESSGARLSAQELSLLAQEPWVAGLGEVMNAPGVVLGHREVHEKLKLFWGKVVDGHAPGWSGKLLNAYAGCGILSEHECTSLQEAQEKLSLGMWIMIRQGSTARNLEALLPLVNSKTVGRCILVTDDRTPAGLMQEGHLDGILKQAVAMGLDPILALQMVTINPCLYFGFRDMGAIAPGYRADLVVLNSLENFHVSMVMVNGRVAWSPKGGLRGLGQTPWARPSSSFCMAPLCVERLRVKALPGKMRVMEIVPGQILTRQDWVEPRVQDGLVVSDPERDILKTVVAERHKGTGNLGVGFVRGFGLREGTMASSVAHDSHNVVAVGVKDKDILMALNKVAAMGGGLIVVKNGRILESLPLPVAGLMSQWPLQRVVEKHEKVIKAVRGLGCTISDPFMVLSFLALPVIPELKLTDMGLVDVKEFKKVELFGARGA; via the coding sequence ATGGTCGACATGGAATGGCTGGAAGCGGCTGCGGGGAAAAGGCCGGTGGATCTTCTCATAAAGAATGCGCTTTGGCTGGATGTGTTCAGCGGCACTTTCAAACAAGGGAACCTGGGGATCCACAAAGGACGCTTCACAGGGCCTGGATCATACAAAGCCAGAAGAACGCTGGATCTTGGGGGTCAATATCTGGTTCCTGGGTTTGTGGATGGACATTGTCATTTGGAATCCAGCATGCTTACGCCCAGGGAGTTTGCGCGAGCCGTGTTGCCTAGGGGGACCACTGCGGTGGTGGCCGATCCGCATGAAATAGCTAATGTCTTGGGCCTGGAGGGGATTCGCTATATGGTAGAGGCCAGCAGGGGGTTGCCTGTGAGGTTTTTCTTCACGCTTCCTTCCTGCGTGCCAGCAACCCACCTGGAATCTTCGGGAGCCAGACTCTCGGCGCAAGAACTCTCCCTCCTCGCTCAGGAGCCCTGGGTGGCGGGACTGGGGGAAGTGATGAATGCTCCTGGGGTGGTCTTGGGCCACCGTGAGGTCCACGAGAAGCTGAAGCTGTTTTGGGGCAAGGTAGTGGACGGACATGCTCCGGGATGGAGCGGGAAGCTTCTGAATGCATATGCCGGATGTGGCATCCTCTCGGAGCACGAATGCACAAGTTTACAGGAGGCGCAGGAGAAGCTGAGTCTGGGCATGTGGATCATGATTCGCCAGGGCAGCACAGCCAGAAATCTAGAGGCCCTGCTTCCCCTTGTGAATTCCAAGACCGTAGGCCGCTGTATCCTGGTGACGGACGATAGGACACCGGCGGGCCTGATGCAGGAGGGACATCTGGACGGAATACTGAAACAGGCAGTGGCCATGGGGCTGGATCCCATTCTGGCCTTGCAGATGGTCACCATAAATCCCTGCCTCTATTTCGGCTTTAGGGACATGGGCGCCATTGCCCCGGGCTACAGGGCAGATCTAGTGGTGCTGAATTCTCTTGAGAACTTCCATGTGTCCATGGTGATGGTCAACGGAAGAGTTGCTTGGAGCCCCAAAGGAGGGCTCAGGGGATTAGGGCAGACACCTTGGGCACGACCCTCAAGCTCCTTTTGCATGGCTCCTTTGTGCGTGGAAAGACTCCGGGTAAAGGCCCTGCCAGGCAAGATGCGTGTCATGGAAATAGTCCCAGGGCAGATCCTGACACGACAGGACTGGGTGGAGCCCAGGGTGCAAGATGGCCTGGTGGTTTCGGATCCCGAAAGAGATATTCTCAAAACAGTAGTTGCCGAGAGACACAAAGGCACTGGAAACCTGGGTGTGGGCTTCGTGAGGGGATTTGGTCTTAGAGAAGGAACCATGGCCTCCTCTGTGGCCCATGACTCGCATAATGTTGTGGCAGTGGGCGTGAAAGATAAGGACATATTGATGGCCTTGAACAAAGTGGCGGCCATGGGCGGGGGGCTAATAGTAGTCAAGAATGGAAGGATTCTTGAGAGCTTACCTCTTCCGGTGGCAGGCCTCATGTCCCAGTGGCCGTTGCAAAGGGTTGTGGAAAAGCATGAGAAGGTGATCAAGGCTGTGAGAGGACTTGGCTGCACCATTTCTGACCCTTTCATGGTCTTGTCATTTCTCGCGCTTCCTGTGATACCAGAGCTCAAGCTCACTGACATGGGACTGGTGGATGTGAAAGAGTTTAAGAAAGTAGAACTCTTTGGAGCAAGGGGAGCCTAG
- the lptE gene encoding LPS assembly lipoprotein LptE produces MRLRVRVVFAALAMLVMWGCGYTFQGAKAPEGALLEIPVFLNKSVETGVEAIFTDQLISEMRRTPGWKVVEPGQARYVLKGSILSFVSEPHAVSSRKLAVEHRATMVLDVRFLEKSSGKELWRDKNLRIFADYLVGPDVLASERAKKEAIVRIAQEAASRIRTRVQDTW; encoded by the coding sequence ATGAGGCTTCGTGTGAGGGTGGTTTTTGCGGCTTTGGCAATGCTGGTTATGTGGGGATGCGGATACACGTTTCAGGGCGCAAAGGCCCCTGAGGGAGCATTGCTGGAGATACCTGTGTTCCTTAACAAGAGTGTGGAGACCGGCGTAGAAGCCATTTTCACCGACCAGCTCATATCCGAGATGAGAAGAACTCCCGGCTGGAAGGTGGTGGAGCCAGGGCAGGCACGATATGTTCTCAAAGGAAGCATCCTCAGTTTTGTTTCAGAACCTCATGCCGTCTCCTCCAGGAAACTGGCAGTGGAACACAGGGCCACCATGGTGCTTGATGTCAGGTTTTTGGAGAAATCTTCAGGCAAAGAACTTTGGAGGGACAAGAACCTAAGGATCTTTGCCGATTACCTAGTAGGCCCGGACGTGCTGGCCTCAGAGAGAGCCAAGAAGGAAGCCATAGTGCGCATAGCTCAGGAGGCAGCATCCCGCATTCGTACCAGGGTGCAGGACACCTGGTGA
- the leuS gene encoding leucine--tRNA ligase, whose protein sequence is MEKHLNETTKPSYEQQNKTPAPPKYEPHQIEAKWQQRWEQSRIFEVSRDDSRPKFYLLEMFPYPSGRIHMGHVRNYSIGDVMARFRRMQGYNVLHPMGWDAFGLPAENAAIDQKVHPAVWTFQNIDFMRNQLKRLGYSYDWSRELATCTPEYYKWNQWVFLKMYEKGLAVRKKSFVNWCPSCQTVLANEQVEAGLCWRCNTEVTQKELEQWFLKITAYAEELLKGCQDLAQGWPERVLTMQSNWIGKSYGAEVDFPLFEAPGSIRIYTTRQDTLYGATFMVLAPEHPMAKELCRGTPQEAKVMEFIERQSRVEKFIREAESTEKEGVFTGRWAVNPLTLEKIPIWVANFVLMEYGTGAIMAVPAHDQRDLDFARKYGLPVRVVIWPEQGTLDQETMTVAYTEQGKLVNSGPFNGMDSTQAKDAIGEYLEQKKIGRRTVNYRLRDWGISRQRYWGTPIPIIYCDSCGIVPVPYDQLPVILPLDLDLLEGGRSPLPASQEFLRVECPNCGKEARRETDTMDTFVDSSWYFGRYTCPHYTEGPLDPKEVGYWMPVDQYIGGIEHAILHLLYSRFWTMFMRDLGLYREGEPYRRLLTQGMVCKESHYCPEHEYLFPEEVEERNGVLSCLKCGTPVRVGRVEKMSKSKKNVVDPDRIVMRYGADTVRLFCLSDSPPEKDLEWNDQNVEGCYRFLHRFWNMVCERLAVTEAVEPYRGELPPQGPARCLLQATHAAIKKVTEEIEQRYHLNTAISAIRSLVNQIQELEPQGLDFQTRSVLRLAMETALVLLYPFVPHICEELWEKMGQTQSLVDHPWPKWDEAMLLKEEVQVVVQINGKVRAQLTMPSGSPQEKVLEAALADPRVQKHTGGKMPKKVVHVQDRLLSLVL, encoded by the coding sequence ATGGAAAAGCATTTGAATGAAACAACAAAACCCTCCTATGAGCAACAGAACAAAACGCCGGCCCCCCCAAAATATGAGCCCCACCAGATCGAGGCCAAGTGGCAGCAGAGGTGGGAACAATCCAGGATCTTCGAGGTGTCAAGAGACGACTCACGCCCCAAGTTTTACCTGCTTGAGATGTTTCCGTACCCCTCTGGCAGGATTCATATGGGCCACGTTCGCAACTATAGTATCGGAGATGTGATGGCCCGTTTTCGAAGGATGCAAGGCTACAATGTTCTTCACCCCATGGGCTGGGACGCCTTTGGTCTTCCTGCGGAAAATGCGGCCATAGACCAGAAAGTGCATCCAGCGGTTTGGACCTTTCAGAACATTGATTTCATGCGCAACCAGCTAAAAAGGCTGGGCTATAGCTATGACTGGAGCCGAGAGCTGGCAACCTGCACCCCTGAATACTACAAGTGGAACCAATGGGTGTTTCTGAAGATGTACGAAAAAGGCTTGGCTGTCAGAAAAAAAAGCTTCGTAAACTGGTGCCCTTCCTGTCAGACTGTCTTGGCCAATGAACAGGTAGAGGCAGGGCTTTGCTGGCGCTGCAACACGGAGGTGACCCAGAAGGAACTGGAACAATGGTTTCTGAAGATAACTGCCTATGCCGAGGAACTGCTCAAGGGATGTCAGGATCTGGCCCAGGGCTGGCCCGAAAGAGTACTTACCATGCAGAGCAACTGGATAGGCAAGAGCTATGGGGCAGAGGTGGATTTTCCACTGTTTGAAGCCCCGGGCTCCATCCGCATCTACACCACCAGACAGGATACTCTTTACGGCGCAACCTTCATGGTACTGGCCCCTGAGCATCCCATGGCCAAAGAACTTTGCAGAGGCACCCCTCAGGAAGCCAAGGTCATGGAATTCATAGAACGCCAGAGCCGCGTGGAGAAGTTCATAAGAGAGGCAGAGTCCACGGAAAAGGAGGGGGTTTTCACAGGCAGGTGGGCTGTGAATCCTCTGACTCTTGAGAAGATTCCCATCTGGGTGGCCAATTTTGTGCTCATGGAGTACGGCACAGGGGCCATAATGGCCGTGCCAGCCCATGATCAGCGGGATCTGGATTTCGCCCGCAAGTACGGCCTTCCGGTCAGGGTGGTCATCTGGCCCGAGCAGGGCACTCTTGACCAGGAAACCATGACAGTGGCGTACACAGAACAAGGAAAACTGGTCAACTCCGGCCCATTCAATGGAATGGACAGCACTCAGGCCAAAGATGCCATCGGCGAGTACTTGGAGCAGAAAAAAATTGGCAGGCGCACAGTAAATTACCGCCTCAGAGACTGGGGGATTTCCAGGCAGCGCTACTGGGGCACCCCTATTCCCATCATCTACTGTGACAGCTGCGGCATAGTGCCAGTGCCCTATGATCAGCTACCTGTTATTCTGCCTTTGGATCTGGATCTACTGGAAGGGGGCAGGTCTCCCCTGCCAGCCTCCCAGGAGTTCTTAAGAGTGGAATGTCCCAACTGTGGCAAAGAAGCCAGACGTGAAACAGATACCATGGACACTTTCGTAGATTCCTCCTGGTACTTTGGGAGATACACCTGCCCCCACTACACCGAGGGCCCGCTGGATCCAAAGGAGGTGGGTTACTGGATGCCTGTGGATCAGTACATAGGTGGCATCGAGCATGCCATCTTGCACCTGCTCTACTCCCGATTCTGGACCATGTTCATGAGAGATTTGGGGCTCTACAGGGAGGGAGAACCCTATCGCAGGCTTCTGACTCAGGGAATGGTGTGCAAGGAGAGCCATTATTGTCCAGAGCATGAGTACCTTTTCCCTGAGGAGGTGGAGGAAAGAAATGGGGTGCTTAGCTGTCTGAAGTGTGGCACTCCTGTCAGGGTGGGACGGGTGGAGAAGATGTCCAAGTCCAAGAAAAACGTTGTGGATCCTGACCGCATTGTGATGCGATACGGAGCGGACACGGTGCGGCTTTTCTGCCTCTCGGACTCCCCACCGGAGAAGGATCTGGAATGGAACGATCAAAATGTGGAGGGCTGCTACAGATTTCTCCACAGGTTCTGGAACATGGTGTGCGAGAGGCTGGCAGTGACAGAGGCAGTGGAACCATATAGAGGGGAGTTGCCTCCCCAGGGACCTGCCCGTTGCTTGTTGCAGGCCACTCATGCGGCCATCAAGAAAGTTACCGAGGAGATAGAACAGAGGTACCATCTCAACACAGCCATAAGCGCCATAAGAAGCCTGGTCAATCAGATACAAGAGCTGGAACCACAAGGACTGGACTTTCAGACAAGATCGGTTCTGCGCCTGGCCATGGAGACTGCCCTTGTGCTGCTTTACCCTTTTGTGCCGCACATATGTGAGGAGCTGTGGGAAAAAATGGGGCAGACCCAGTCCCTCGTGGATCATCCATGGCCTAAGTGGGATGAGGCCATGCTTCTCAAAGAAGAGGTGCAGGTGGTTGTGCAGATCAATGGAAAGGTGAGGGCCCAACTAACAATGCCTTCAGGATCCCCCCAGGAAAAGGTCCTGGAGGCAGCTCTTGCCGATCCAAGGGTGCAGAAACACACAGGGGGAAAAATGCCCAAGAAGGTAGTGCATGTACAAGACCGCTTGCTGAGCCTGGTGCTCTAG
- a CDS encoding helix-turn-helix domain-containing protein has protein sequence LKWYEAAEILGISDRQMRRWKARYERWGYDGLIDRRCKRPSPRRVKVEVVTEVLRLYRERYFDFNVLHFHQKLVEEHGIELSYTWVKNLLQTAGLVPKGKRKTPHRKSRPRKPLRGMLLFDDATTEVYYARLVPQESTQSTMEALKAVVETQGLFCALYTDRASHFVTTRKGNHNPYGPTQIQRALDELGIELIRSHSPQARGRMERFWETWQGRLPMELRVRGINSWEAANEFLATTWVPFHNKTWTVAPQCSESAFVPLGGQDLQRIFSIHHSRVVGNDNCVQFAKLKLQIPPCRWRYSFAKCQVKVYQHLDGTISIGYGPHTLGHYDSQGRLLHPSQVAA, from the coding sequence CTTAAGTGGTATGAGGCGGCTGAGATCCTAGGGATCTCTGATCGGCAGATGCGAAGGTGGAAGGCGAGGTATGAGCGTTGGGGTTATGATGGATTGATTGACAGAAGGTGTAAGAGGCCTTCGCCAAGGAGGGTAAAGGTGGAGGTAGTCACAGAGGTCTTGAGACTCTACAGGGAACGTTACTTTGACTTCAACGTGCTTCACTTCCACCAAAAGCTCGTTGAGGAGCATGGCATTGAGCTTTCCTATACCTGGGTGAAGAATCTCTTGCAAACAGCCGGGCTTGTCCCTAAAGGCAAGCGCAAGACTCCTCATAGGAAAAGCAGGCCTCGCAAACCTCTCAGGGGGATGCTGCTTTTTGATGATGCCACCACAGAGGTCTATTATGCCAGGCTAGTGCCCCAGGAAAGCACTCAGAGCACCATGGAGGCCCTAAAGGCTGTGGTAGAGACCCAGGGGCTGTTCTGTGCCCTCTATACCGACAGAGCAAGCCACTTTGTGACCACCCGAAAAGGCAATCACAACCCCTATGGACCTACCCAGATTCAAAGAGCCCTGGATGAGTTGGGCATTGAGTTGATTCGATCCCATTCCCCCCAGGCCAGAGGCAGGATGGAACGCTTTTGGGAAACCTGGCAGGGACGCCTTCCCATGGAGTTGCGAGTAAGGGGCATCAACAGCTGGGAGGCAGCCAATGAGTTTCTGGCCACAACTTGGGTGCCATTTCACAATAAGACCTGGACTGTGGCCCCCCAATGCTCGGAAAGTGCCTTTGTACCCCTGGGTGGTCAAGACCTCCAAAGGATCTTCTCTATTCATCACAGCCGAGTGGTGGGCAATGATAACTGTGTGCAGTTCGCAAAACTCAAACTCCAGATACCACCCTGCCGGTGGCGTTACAGCTTTGCCAAGTGTCAGGTAAAAGTCTACCAACACCTCGATGGCACAATAAGCATTGGTTACGGCCCACATACCCTGGGCCACTATGACAGCCAAGGCCGCCTGCTTCATCCATCCCAAGTAGCGGCCTAG
- a CDS encoding amidohydrolase → MRTLENEAGLTRKPGFGTTLVTNAVLVNPGLPPTVVERGWLAFAGERITALGPHEPPVELLHGAHVVVDGCGGILMPGLVNAHTHAAMSLLRGLADDLPLKEWLEGHIFPAEAKAVDEDFVYWGTLLACGEMILSGTTTFADGYFYEDSAMEAARSSGMRAVLAQGVLDFPVPGCPDPSFNIENAIGFLNRSWGEEPLRPAIFCHSPYTCSAETLQKAKEACRVHHALFFIHVAETKEELALVEAKYGLSPLKHLAKLGLLDKETVLVHGVWLGDSDIEVLADSGAALVICTESNMKLASGIAPLTKLLAKQVTLGLGTDGAASNNDLDLFSEMDLTAKLHKLAHLDPTVVKAADVLYMATRGGALSLGLQEVGLLEPGFQADLILLATDRPHMQPLYNPVSQLVYSAKGSDVERVWVRGQELLRRRCLLNMDIQEIKKWARRLAKRVQPNRAIQSALP, encoded by the coding sequence ATGAGAACTCTTGAGAATGAAGCGGGCCTCACCCGGAAGCCTGGTTTTGGGACGACTCTTGTGACCAACGCAGTCTTGGTAAACCCCGGCCTTCCACCAACAGTAGTGGAAAGGGGCTGGCTGGCCTTTGCAGGGGAGCGAATAACTGCACTGGGTCCTCATGAACCTCCGGTTGAGCTCCTCCATGGGGCTCATGTGGTAGTGGACGGTTGCGGTGGAATCCTGATGCCTGGGCTTGTCAATGCCCACACCCATGCGGCCATGAGCCTGCTTAGGGGCCTGGCGGATGATCTGCCTTTGAAAGAATGGCTGGAGGGACACATATTTCCCGCAGAAGCCAAGGCAGTGGACGAGGATTTTGTTTACTGGGGAACTCTTCTGGCCTGCGGGGAGATGATCCTCTCGGGGACCACCACCTTTGCGGACGGATATTTTTACGAGGACAGCGCCATGGAAGCTGCCCGCAGCTCTGGTATGAGGGCTGTTTTGGCCCAGGGAGTCCTGGACTTTCCTGTGCCAGGCTGCCCTGATCCATCCTTCAACATAGAAAATGCCATAGGATTTCTGAACCGTTCTTGGGGTGAAGAGCCCTTGAGGCCAGCAATATTTTGTCATAGCCCTTACACATGCTCTGCCGAGACTCTGCAAAAAGCCAAGGAAGCCTGCAGAGTGCACCATGCTCTTTTTTTCATCCACGTGGCAGAGACAAAGGAGGAGCTGGCCCTTGTTGAGGCCAAGTATGGTCTGAGTCCCCTAAAGCATCTTGCCAAGCTGGGATTACTGGATAAGGAAACGGTCTTGGTCCATGGGGTCTGGCTCGGGGACTCTGACATAGAAGTGCTGGCAGATTCAGGGGCTGCCCTGGTGATATGCACCGAGAGCAACATGAAGCTGGCATCTGGAATAGCTCCCCTCACCAAGCTCTTGGCAAAGCAGGTGACACTCGGGCTGGGCACTGATGGAGCTGCCTCCAACAACGACCTGGACCTTTTTTCAGAGATGGATCTGACCGCCAAGCTACACAAGCTTGCCCATCTGGACCCCACGGTGGTGAAGGCTGCTGATGTGCTTTACATGGCCACGCGAGGAGGGGCGTTGAGCCTGGGCCTGCAGGAGGTAGGGCTTCTGGAGCCAGGCTTCCAGGCAGATCTTATACTGCTGGCCACAGACAGGCCTCACATGCAGCCCCTGTACAATCCGGTATCACAACTGGTGTACTCGGCCAAGGGATCGGACGTGGAAAGAGTCTGGGTCCGTGGTCAAGAGCTGCTAAGAAGAAGATGTCTCTTGAACATGGACATCCAGGAAATCAAAAAATGGGCCCGCAGACTGGCAAAAAGGGTTCAACCAAACCGGGCAATTCAATCAGCACTTCCGTAA
- a CDS encoding amidohydrolase → MESLDLLVENGLILTMKDSMEIIEDGAVGIRDGAIVEIGPTRELRNCYLASRVMDARGCAVMPGLINAHTHAPMTLFRGLADDLPLMEWLEHYIFPVEAHLCKEWVRWGALLACAEMLLSGTTTFCDMYLFENEVAQAAKEAGMRALVGEVLYDFPSPNYGPIEKGFSYTEELIEKWKGDPLVSIAVEPHATFTCSPELLKKARRLADLHQVVLITHVSETRQEVQRILEMYGQSPVMHLMKLGILEGPTVVDHGVWVNEQEIDILRKQGVGVIHNPESNMKLASGVAPVEKMLKEGLPVGLGTDGAASNNDLDMFREMNSAAKLHKVFSGNPAVLDAGTVLRMATSLGAKALGLDSLVGSLEPGKRADIILVDLGGLHLTPRYNVVSHLVYSARGSDVKSVLVDGRVVVEEGKLLRLDLKEIFHTVGEISQEIMELVGKKK, encoded by the coding sequence ATGGAATCACTGGATCTTTTGGTGGAAAACGGCTTGATCCTCACCATGAAGGATTCCATGGAAATCATAGAGGATGGGGCAGTGGGAATAAGGGATGGGGCCATAGTGGAGATCGGGCCCACTCGGGAGCTTAGGAACTGTTACCTTGCCTCCAGGGTGATGGATGCAAGGGGGTGTGCCGTAATGCCAGGCCTCATAAACGCCCACACCCACGCCCCCATGACCCTATTCAGAGGCCTGGCAGATGACCTGCCTCTTATGGAGTGGCTGGAGCATTACATATTTCCAGTGGAGGCTCACCTCTGTAAAGAGTGGGTGCGTTGGGGAGCCTTGCTGGCCTGTGCGGAAATGCTGCTTTCGGGCACAACCACATTTTGTGATATGTATCTTTTCGAGAATGAGGTGGCCCAGGCTGCCAAAGAGGCGGGCATGAGAGCTTTGGTGGGAGAGGTGCTTTATGACTTTCCATCCCCCAACTACGGCCCAATAGAAAAAGGTTTCAGTTACACAGAGGAGCTCATTGAAAAGTGGAAGGGAGATCCCCTGGTGAGCATAGCTGTGGAGCCTCACGCAACCTTTACGTGCAGCCCTGAGCTGCTCAAGAAGGCCCGCAGGCTGGCGGACCTTCATCAGGTGGTTCTCATAACACACGTTTCCGAAACCCGACAGGAAGTCCAAAGAATTCTGGAAATGTACGGGCAAAGCCCTGTGATGCACCTCATGAAGTTGGGCATCCTAGAGGGGCCTACAGTGGTGGATCACGGGGTTTGGGTAAACGAGCAGGAGATAGATATTCTGAGAAAGCAAGGTGTTGGTGTGATCCATAATCCCGAAAGCAACATGAAGCTGGCCTCAGGGGTGGCTCCTGTGGAAAAGATGTTGAAGGAGGGTCTTCCAGTGGGCTTGGGCACAGATGGAGCGGCCAGCAACAATGATCTGGACATGTTTAGGGAGATGAACTCGGCTGCCAAGCTGCATAAGGTCTTTTCTGGGAATCCGGCGGTCTTGGATGCAGGTACGGTTCTCAGGATGGCCACCAGCTTGGGAGCCAAAGCCCTCGGGCTGGATTCACTGGTGGGCTCCCTAGAGCCGGGGAAAAGAGCTGACATCATATTGGTGGATCTGGGTGGCTTACATCTGACCCCCAGATATAATGTTGTCTCACACCTAGTGTATTCGGCCAGAGGTTCGGACGTGAAAAGCGTGCTGGTGGATGGACGCGTGGTTGTGGAAGAGGGAAAGCTCCTAAGGCTAGATCTTAAAGAAATTTTTCACACAGTTGGGGAGATTTCCCAAGAGATCATGGAGCTGGTGGGAAAGAAGAAATGA